One window of the Melospiza georgiana isolate bMelGeo1 chromosome 14, bMelGeo1.pri, whole genome shotgun sequence genome contains the following:
- the LOC131089444 gene encoding hepatocyte nuclear factor 4-beta-like: protein MKLCQSIMDMDMPDYVDSLDSSYTMLEFDNLRVLPNNTGEIFIHAIAAESANPNLLPNGVSSLCSICGDRATGKHYGASSCDGCKGFFRRSVRKNHVYSCRFNRQCVIDKDKRNQCRYCRLKKCFRAGMKKEAVQNERDRISIRRSSYEDNGSLSINILTQAEAMAQQYLPLSPVHSADIAMKKIATINDVCESMKQQLLVLVEWAKYIPAFCELPLDDQVALLRAHAGEHLLLGVAKRSIPYTDFLLLGNDFIIPMHCPELEIARVATRILDELVKPLRDIQIDDNEYACLKAIIFFDPDCRGLSEPGKVKNMRFQVQVNLEDYINDRQYDSRGRFSDILLLLPPLQSITWQMIEQVQFVKLFGVARIDSLLQEMLLGGTSADLQYQSAPPNLNLEPLPGHVLQSNMTSVIHTAPDPSPETSLPSPSASTGSEDYKLGSSAGPSTVVQLLPHTAMPKQEI, encoded by the exons ATGAAGCTTTGTCAGTCCATCATGGACATGGATATGCCAGATTATGTCGACTCCTTGGACTCCTCTTATACCATGCTGGAATTCGACAACCTCCGCGTGCTCCCCAACAACACGGGTGAGATTTTTATTC ATGCCATCGCGGCCGAGTCAGCAAACCCCAACCTGCTCCCCAACGGTgtcagctccctgtgctccatctgtggggacagagccactGGCAAGCACTACGGGGCCTCCAGCTGTGATGGCTGCAAAGGCTTCTTCAGGAGGAGCGTCCGCAAGAACCACGTCTACTCCTGCAG GTTCAACCGACAGTGTGTGATAGACAAAGACAAGAGGAACCAGTGCAGGTACTGCAGGCTGAagaaatgcttcagagctgGCATGAAGAAAGAAG CCGTGCAGAATGAGCGTGACAGGATCAGCATCCGCAGGAGCAGCTATGAGGACAATGGCTCCCTCTCCATCAACATCCTCACCCAGGCTGAGGCCATGGCACAGCAG tatttaCCCCTGAGCCCCGTGCACAGCGCAGACATTGCCATGAAGAAGATTGCCACCATCAACGACGTGTGTGAATCCAtgaaacagcagctcctggtgctggtggAATGGGCAAAATACATCCCAGCCTTCTGCGAGCTCCCCCTCGACGACCAG GTTGCCTTGCTCAGAGCCCATGCAGGTGAACATCTGCTCCTTGGGGTGGCCAAGAGGTCCATACCATACACTGATTTCCTGCTGTTAG GGAATGATTTCATCATCCCAATGCACTGCCCGGAGCTGGAAATCGCCCGTGTGGCCACCAGAATCTTGGACGAGCTGGTGAAGCCCCTGCGGGACATCCAGATTGATGACAACGAGTACGCCTGCCTGAAAGCCATCATCTTCTTTGACCCAG ACTGCAGAGGGCTGAGCGAGCCGGGCAAGGTGAAGAACATGCGCTTCCAGGTGCAGGTGAACCTGGAGGATTACATCAACGACCGCCAGTACGACTCGCGGGGCCGCTTCAGCgacatcctgctgctgctgccgcccctGCAGAGCATCACCTGGCAGATGATCGAGCAGGTGCAGTTTGTGAAGCTCTTCGGAGTGGCCAGGATTGACAGCttgctgcaggagatgctgctgggag GAACCTCTGCTGATCTCCAGTACCAGTCAGCACCTCCCAACCTCAACCTGGAACCACTGCCAGGACATGTCCTGCAAAGCAACATGACCTCTGTGATCCACACTGCTCCAGACC cctctcctgagACATCCCTTCCATctccctctgccagcacaggcagtgaaGACTATAAGCTAGGCTCTAGCGCAGGGCCCAGCACCgtggtgcagctgctgcctcacaCAGCCATGCCCAAGCAGGAGATTTGa